A window of Sphingobacterium kitahiroshimense genomic DNA:
AGATTCCTGAACTGGAATTTATTGCGCTTTCCCTATGTGATGGACGTGTTTTAGATGTGGGCGCTGGCGTAGGTTGTCACACGTTGTATTTGCAAAACAAAAACTTTGACGTTGAAGCACTTGAAGTATCGAACATAGCCTGTCAGATCATGCAACAGAGAGGGGTTCAAAAAATACATCATAACGATTTTTATCAATTCAAAGATCATAAATATGATACGCTCTTGTTCTTGATGAATGGAATTGGATTAGCAGGCGATATAGAAGGCTTTAAAAACCTTTTGATTCATGCTGAATCCATATTAACAGATCGTGGACAGCTTATCTTTGATACGTCAAACATCGAGTATCTTTATGAGGAATATAAAATAAAACGACCTGATCACTATTTTGGAGAGATAAATTATCAATATCAATATCAGGGAAATTTTGGAGATAAATTCAAGTGGTTATATCTGGATCAAAAGATGCTCATTAAAATTGCATATGAATTAAACTGGGTAGTACAAATTCTATTTGAAGATGAACACGACCAATATTTAGTTCGTATGGAAAAGAGAAAATAGTGCCCACTTAATGAGATACAACAAAGCCTTTCGGAAATATTGCGAAAGGCTTTGTTTTTTAATAAGTAGCAATTTTAAATACGATTACCAACCTGATAATTAAAATGGGCTATTTAAGCTTGATATAGGTTTCAATTATTATTTGTTTAACACCTAATTCTGGAAGATTTTCTTCACCTTTTTGAATAAGTGTATCTCCTTTTTGAGTTAGCTCAAAATCAAAAGTAGTATTTTCCCAGTCGCGCATGCTGCAATACTGTAAATGTTCTTTATATTTATTACCATTTAGTGTATATGTACCTCCTCCCGAGACAAATAATGGTTCTTTTCCTTTCCCTTTCTCTTTATCGTGATTAAAAAAAGAAAAATGATCTCCATTAAACATCTTAAACATCTCTGTTTTTGATGTATCTGTAAAAGCAAGAATCGTGTCTGTTCCTTTTATGGTTTTACTTTCAAGTAAACGATAGGTTCCTGCAATATTTTGTATACTTTCCACAGGTTTATCAGACTTTGGCGCACATGATGAACATGCAGCAACAAATGACAAAATGATTAACTTTTGATTTATTAGGTTTTTCATAAAATGGTTTTTTATTTTAACAGAGATCAAAGTACTTGCATTTGATCTCTGTTAAAGATGCAAGAAATTACTTATCCCACCAAACACGTCCGGTTAATTTATCTCCACCAGTTACTGCATTTGAAGCTGCTTTATAATTTTCTGGATTCTCAGCAGCTTCCATTACCGGATAAGGAAATCTTCTCGGGATAGTTCCTCCTGTTGCATTTCCCGGATAATTACCGATCGAAATTAAAATAGGATATCCTGTTCTTCTCCAATTACTCCAAGTTTCATAAAAATCGAGCATTGTGATAGTATGTGCCCAATATTGGGAATTAATTTGATTAAGTGCATCACTTGTATTCAAAGGGTTTTTAATAACATACTCTTCTGCCTCTGCTTCAGAAATCCCTAATGTAGAACTATACTGATTTAAATATGTAAGTCCCGCTTTAACTCCATTTTTATAATGCTGTGATGCACTACCGCCAATACTCCATCTCTGAGCTGCCTCGGCCCATAGAAGTTCTGTTTCAGCATATGTTAGAATAAATGTAGGTGCCTCTCTTTTGATCATTTCAGGGTGAGCCGAAGAGTATTCATCCATTTTTGTAAAATTCAGGTCACTTGCAATATTGTATTCTGGTTTAGCACCTAAATCTTTACCATTAGGCATTCCTTTCTGTTTTGCTGGATCAGTAATAAAACTTGCATTTTGATCTTTATTCCCGTCAGATAAATATAATTTAGTAACAGCTATTTTAGCCAGTCTTGGATCATTTGATTTTTTCAAGAAATCGATAAAGGTCTTGGACCATTTAGTATAAAAATGCTCTTGCCCTCCATCACCTAATAACACTTGGCTATTTCTATTTTGAGTGACGCGTGCACCAGAAGTTTCATGTTTTAGATAAGCATTGTCATCATTAGACGTCATGGTCTTATTAATAACTTTATTCGCATATTCTTTTGCTTTGTTTTCATCGACCTTAATTAGACGCATTGCTAGACGTAATATAAATGAATTTCCAAACTTCTTCCATTTATTAATATCACCTCTATATATTACATCTCCGACTAAATTTTCACTAGAAGCTGTTAATGCATTGGTAGCTTCATCTACTTCCTTTAAAAGATCATTATAAATATCTTGTTGCTTATCATATTTTGGTGTATATATTTTATCATGATAACCCAGACCTGCTTCTGAATAAGGAATATCTCCATACAAATCTGTCAGTCTTGCAAAAATTAAAGCTTTCCAGATTCTTGCTATCTGATGTAGGTTATTATACTCCGGTTTTCCTTTAGTATTATATACAAGATCAACAATATTACGAACTTGCTCAGAGTAGGCTCCGACTGCAGATGTACCCCAATAAGCAGTTGTATATGCTTCATTCAAAATATATTTATCTCCAGCCCAATAACTCACCACCGTAGAAAAACCTTGCATCATTGTAGAAGCATAAATTAAATTTGCTCTCCAAGTATCGTAAGCAAAATCGGTACTTCCTGTATAGGTCAACTGTGACGTTGATAGCAAATAATTAGGATTAAAATTCTCATTCGTATATGCATTGGGATCCGTGTTGATTTTTTCAAAATCTTTTGTACAACTTCCTGCACTTAGCAATAGTGTAACTGCTAAACCCGATATAATTGGTTTAAATATTTTTCTCATTGTAAACTTCATTAAAATTTAACACTTAAATTAGCACCAAACGTCCGTACTGCAGGTACTCCACCTAACTCCAAACCAGGAAATGTTGCATTGTAACTTGATTCAGGATCAATATTATCCGTTTTCTTCATCAGCACAAATAAGTTACGGCCTACAGCACTAACATTAAGGGATTTAATTCTATTATTGAACATTTTAACAGGGAAATTATAACCAATTACAACTTGTCTCAATTTTATAAAATCTGAACTTTGAACAAAGTTTTTTGAAACGTTATTTGCAACATTCGTATAATAGGCCGCTGCATTTGTCCCTAAAGATTCACGATTATCCAATGTTGCTTGATGTAATCCATTGATGTATCCATAATAATTAGTTGCTGAAAACAATTTACCGCCCCATTTTCCATCAATCAAGAACGAAACATTTAAATTTTTATAACTGAATTCATTATTCCAGCCTGCAAACCATTTATTCATAGCAGACCCATAGGCTTCCAAATCACCTCGAGCAGGTGATTTGGCATCATCATCCAGTAAAACGATATTCCCATTTGCATCGTATTTATTATCAAAAGCCATTACCTGATGAATAGATTTACCGACTATTATTGACGTAAAACCTACTCCTGAACGAGAAGTTGCAATCGTTAATGGATTACTCTCATCAATACCATCCGCTAAAGAAAGTACTTTATTATCATTAAAAGATCCATTTAAAGTTGACACCCATTTAAAGTGATCATTCTTAATAATTGTCGCAGAAAGTAAAGCTTCAAATCCCTGATTTTGCATTTCACCAGCATTTAAAACTGCTGCAGAATATCCTGAAGTAGTTGCAACCTTTACATAAGTAATCTCATTTTTCGATTTTTTATTATACCATGTCAAATCCAAATTTACACGATCATTAAAAAGACGTAATTCTGTACCAATTTCAAGTTCTTTTGCTGTAGATGGTAATAGCGAAGAATTTGGAATGTTAACATTTGAAATAATTCCAAGAGGTTTACCCTGTAAAGACTCGCTCCTTAATCCGTAAGTCAACATGGTTTGAAAAGGATCTGTAGCTTGTCCTACTTGTGCAAAACCTGCTCTTAACTTACCGAAACTTAACCATGATGGTTTTAAATATTCAGAAAAAATAAATGATGTAGAGATCGACGGATATACAGAATTTAATTTATTATCCTTGCCAGGGGAAGCCAAAGTTGAGAACCAATCTGACCGCAAACTTCCATTTAAGTAAAGAACATCTTTGTAAGCAAACTCCATTGTACCATAAACCGACTGCATCTCATTTTGATAATAACCCAAAGCGATCGATTTATTTAATGCATTACTTATTGTATAAACAAATGGAACGGCAAAATCTACTCCGTTATTGGTTG
This region includes:
- a CDS encoding class I SAM-dependent methyltransferase; the encoded protein is MTRDIYGEALNDYYIHQKEVAPLLLHSSYGDIEEMPVDIFFRDEDEIPELEFIALSLCDGRVLDVGAGVGCHTLYLQNKNFDVEALEVSNIACQIMQQRGVQKIHHNDFYQFKDHKYDTLLFLMNGIGLAGDIEGFKNLLIHAESILTDRGQLIFDTSNIEYLYEEYKIKRPDHYFGEINYQYQYQGNFGDKFKWLYLDQKMLIKIAYELNWVVQILFEDEHDQYLVRMEKRK
- a CDS encoding SusD/RagB family nutrient-binding outer membrane lipoprotein; protein product: MRKIFKPIISGLAVTLLLSAGSCTKDFEKINTDPNAYTNENFNPNYLLSTSQLTYTGSTDFAYDTWRANLIYASTMMQGFSTVVSYWAGDKYILNEAYTTAYWGTSAVGAYSEQVRNIVDLVYNTKGKPEYNNLHQIARIWKALIFARLTDLYGDIPYSEAGLGYHDKIYTPKYDKQQDIYNDLLKEVDEATNALTASSENLVGDVIYRGDINKWKKFGNSFILRLAMRLIKVDENKAKEYANKVINKTMTSNDDNAYLKHETSGARVTQNRNSQVLLGDGGQEHFYTKWSKTFIDFLKKSNDPRLAKIAVTKLYLSDGNKDQNASFITDPAKQKGMPNGKDLGAKPEYNIASDLNFTKMDEYSSAHPEMIKREAPTFILTYAETELLWAEAAQRWSIGGSASQHYKNGVKAGLTYLNQYSSTLGISEAEAEEYVIKNPLNTSDALNQINSQYWAHTITMLDFYETWSNWRRTGYPILISIGNYPGNATGGTIPRRFPYPVMEAAENPENYKAASNAVTGGDKLTGRVWWDK